The Aureispira anguillae genome contains a region encoding:
- a CDS encoding AAA family ATPase, with translation MNTGLEIGKGLPSGMKNLWHKDLTPNWERIEQKQWFQDMQNCQQDPIFHAEGDVGIHTKMVLDELINLEAFKELDRYEQEILLWSALLHDVAKPQCTTTDEEGHIRAPKHSEVGERMARKLLWNMDFKARELICSLIRLHGLPIWCLNKDNPNRAVAMSSLRLNNKLLYLLSKADVLGRKSNSQDDFLDRVELFKVFCIEQECWETPKAFHNQHSQFKFFIKNAIYPAIIYDDTRFEVILLSGIPGSGKDTYAQTINLPIISLDEIRQELGIKYTDKKAQGKVAQLAYQRAKEYAAQKRSFIWNSTNLTTELRSRIINTLSVYNPTFKIIYIETSIENILARRRATIPIRKLEKMIQSLEVPQPYEVHEIAYFKN, from the coding sequence ATGAACACTGGACTCGAAATTGGAAAAGGGCTGCCCTCTGGTATGAAAAACCTATGGCACAAAGATTTAACCCCTAATTGGGAACGTATTGAACAGAAGCAATGGTTTCAGGATATGCAAAACTGTCAGCAAGATCCTATTTTTCATGCGGAGGGAGATGTGGGAATTCATACTAAGATGGTATTGGATGAATTGATAAACTTAGAGGCGTTTAAGGAATTGGATCGATATGAGCAAGAAATTTTGCTTTGGTCTGCTTTATTGCATGATGTTGCAAAGCCTCAATGCACAACAACGGATGAAGAAGGACATATTCGAGCGCCCAAACATAGCGAAGTAGGAGAAAGAATGGCTCGAAAATTATTGTGGAACATGGATTTTAAAGCAAGAGAGTTGATTTGTTCCCTCATTCGTTTACATGGCTTACCCATTTGGTGCTTGAATAAAGACAATCCTAACCGAGCTGTTGCCATGTCTAGTCTGAGGCTAAACAATAAGTTGCTTTATCTATTGTCCAAGGCGGATGTATTGGGGCGAAAGAGCAATAGTCAGGATGATTTTTTGGATCGGGTGGAATTGTTTAAAGTGTTTTGTATAGAACAAGAATGTTGGGAAACCCCTAAAGCATTTCACAATCAACATAGCCAGTTCAAGTTTTTTATAAAAAACGCCATTTACCCTGCTATTATTTATGACGATACACGTTTTGAAGTGATTTTATTGTCGGGCATTCCTGGAAGTGGTAAAGATACCTATGCGCAAACTATAAATTTGCCTATTATTAGTTTGGACGAAATTCGTCAAGAGTTAGGGATCAAATATACCGATAAAAAGGCGCAAGGCAAGGTAGCTCAATTGGCTTATCAAAGGGCTAAAGAATATGCTGCTCAAAAAAGAAGCTTTATTTGGAATAGTACCAATCTGACTACAGAACTTCGTTCTAGAATCATCAACACACTAAGTGTGTACAACCCAACATTTAAAATTATTTACATAGAAACTTCAATAGAGAACATCTTGGCTCGGAGAAGAGCAACAATCCCCATTCGAAAGCTAGAAAAAATGATACAGTCCTTAGAAGTTCCTCAACCGTATGAAGTGCATGAAATCGCTTACTTTAAAAATTAA
- a CDS encoding FISUMP domain-containing protein, with protein sequence MKRKQTISVIVMILLGGLIACKRPVEFDPTDLVDDRDGQRYSTVVYKDQRWMAENLNYNLNHSKFNADNPITEYGRLYTFEQASIACPTGWHLPTESEWKEMEYGIGMGAGELNSFGYRGGLLGSAMKSQTGWILQNGTNSLKFNAYPAGIYDPIKGTFEKLGNQACFWTASDSSSSSAWYRGLTKSFDGIYRDTKHKGEGLSCRCIED encoded by the coding sequence ATGAAAAGAAAACAAACAATAAGCGTGATCGTGATGATACTTTTGGGAGGACTAATAGCATGTAAGCGTCCTGTTGAATTTGACCCAACAGATCTAGTTGATGATCGAGATGGGCAGCGTTATTCAACGGTGGTCTATAAAGATCAGAGATGGATGGCAGAAAATCTAAATTATAACCTTAACCACTCTAAATTCAATGCTGACAATCCAATTACAGAATATGGTAGACTATATACTTTTGAACAAGCCTCTATTGCCTGCCCTACAGGCTGGCACCTCCCGACAGAAAGCGAATGGAAAGAAATGGAGTATGGGATCGGGATGGGAGCAGGGGAGCTAAATTCATTCGGATATAGAGGAGGGCTGTTAGGATCAGCCATGAAATCCCAAACGGGTTGGATCTTACAAAATGGAACCAATAGCCTAAAGTTTAATGCTTATCCTGCTGGTATATACGATCCTATAAAAGGTACTTTTGAGAAATTAGGCAATCAAGCCTGTTTTTGGACAGCCAGTGATTCTTCTAGTTCTAGTGCTTGGTATCGAGGACTTACCAAGAGCTTTGATGGAATTTATAGAGATACAAAGCATAAGGGCGAGGGATTGTCTTGCCGTTGTATTGAAGATTGA
- a CDS encoding formylglycine-generating enzyme family protein, protein MESYNKMVLIPEGILHMGGDNDQADPNEFPKHNVSIRSFWMDANEVTNAQFAAFVDATGYITVAERPIDWEEMKKELPPNTPKPPDSLLLPGALVFQATKHPVRLNNPSLWWRWTSGATWRHPEGPNSNIEQKMDHPVVQVAWEDANAYAKWAGKRLATEAEWEWAARGGQKDAIYPWGNDPVNQGAPKANFWQGIFPYQNQLKDGFYSTAPVKSFAPNGYGLYDMAGNVWEWCEDWLDVAYYQKAAAQKANTSGPTTAYNPAMPLLKEKVMRGGSFLCSDSYCSGYRNARRMGSGTDTGLNHAGFRCVKDIN, encoded by the coding sequence TTGGAATCCTACAATAAGATGGTACTGATTCCTGAAGGAATACTTCATATGGGAGGTGATAACGACCAAGCTGATCCCAATGAATTTCCAAAGCATAATGTCAGCATTCGCTCTTTTTGGATGGATGCCAATGAAGTAACCAATGCACAATTTGCAGCTTTTGTTGACGCTACAGGATATATAACTGTTGCCGAGCGCCCTATTGATTGGGAAGAGATGAAAAAAGAACTTCCTCCCAATACCCCTAAACCGCCCGATAGCCTCTTATTACCAGGAGCATTGGTCTTTCAAGCAACCAAACACCCCGTTCGCCTAAACAATCCCTCTTTGTGGTGGCGATGGACAAGCGGAGCTACTTGGCGGCATCCAGAAGGTCCCAATAGTAACATTGAGCAAAAAATGGATCACCCTGTTGTACAGGTAGCTTGGGAAGATGCTAATGCTTACGCCAAATGGGCAGGCAAGCGTTTGGCCACAGAAGCAGAATGGGAATGGGCTGCAAGAGGTGGTCAAAAAGATGCGATTTATCCTTGGGGAAATGATCCCGTAAACCAAGGAGCACCCAAAGCTAATTTTTGGCAGGGGATTTTTCCTTATCAAAATCAACTCAAGGATGGTTTCTATAGCACTGCCCCCGTTAAATCCTTTGCGCCCAATGGCTATGGCTTATATGATATGGCTGGGAATGTATGGGAATGGTGCGAAGACTGGCTAGATGTAGCTTATTACCAAAAAGCAGCTGCTCAAAAAGCCAATACTTCAGGCCCTACTACAGCCTATAATCCTGCCATGCCTTTACTAAAAGAAAAAGTCATGCGGGGCGGCTCCTTCCTTTGCAGCGATAGTTATTGCTCTGGTTATCGCAATGCTCGCAGAATGGGCTCAGGTACAGATACAGGACTCAATCACGCAGGTTTTCGCTGTGTAAAAGATATTAACTAA
- a CDS encoding arylsulfatase, with protein MKKWYDGNTTNGEIEINVHNSHSDWGQFTPKTAPKGAPNILFILYDDTGLGAWSPYGGSIKMPTMDSLAAHGLTYTQWHTTALCSPTRSTILTGRNHHLNGMASITETADGYPGSNGRLPDNCVTFPTILQESGYSTFWIGKNHNVPETDVAPGGYRGSWPCQMGFDRFYGFLGGETNNWYPDLVEDNHFIEAPYSPEEGYHLSKDLADQALKMLRNQNASNPSKPWYMWFCPGANHAPHHAPDSMIQKYKDEQTFIAGYDVYRKEILDRMEEKGILPENTALTDRNFLDQDVANPSDSIRIPWDDLSTDEQALFIRMAETFAAFSTYTDYQVGRIIDYLKESGQYENTIIIYAADNGTSGEGTPDGSVNENKFFNGYPDDIDENMKYIDTLGSTETYSHFPTGWASAFSTPFKMFKRYSQFAGGTNDPIVITWPKYMKEQGVQGEIRHQYHHSVDIVPTLIDAINKGVSMTNPDQKRRFIKMPHKYHGEIQKPLSGVSMLYTFESACDSMTPTQKEVQYYCMLGTRGIWKDGWKAVALHAPTSGKTNDTIGFEIDEWELYHVDKDRSESNNLATRYPAKLDSLKDEWFKQAAINNVLPLDDRAAEDMFLVERPSPERPRKKYRYYPKTTAVPEGVAVNVRGRSYTIKATVQNVTDTTQGVLFAHGSRFGGHTLYIKNDSIKYLYNFLGISDKQYLLEAPINATTSGQDFVFKAKFDIDSTDTRGTAYGKLTLYINDNPVKTLSIQTQPAKFTLSGDGLCVGYDSADPITTDYPNLAEKGKFEGGRIKYVEVIVPGNPIINRKAEARRMMMKE; from the coding sequence ATGAAAAAGTGGTATGATGGTAACACAACCAATGGTGAAATTGAGATAAATGTGCATAATTCCCATTCTGATTGGGGACAATTTACTCCAAAAACAGCACCCAAAGGAGCGCCCAATATCTTATTCATTTTATACGATGATACGGGCTTAGGGGCTTGGTCACCTTATGGGGGAAGTATAAAAATGCCTACCATGGATAGCCTTGCTGCTCATGGGCTTACGTATACTCAATGGCACACTACAGCCTTGTGTTCTCCTACTCGTTCTACCATTCTAACAGGACGCAATCACCATCTAAACGGTATGGCTTCTATTACAGAAACTGCCGATGGTTATCCTGGCTCTAATGGTAGATTGCCTGACAACTGTGTAACCTTCCCAACCATCTTACAAGAAAGTGGCTATAGCACTTTTTGGATTGGCAAAAATCACAATGTTCCAGAAACAGATGTTGCCCCAGGTGGCTATCGTGGTTCTTGGCCTTGTCAAATGGGTTTTGATCGTTTTTATGGATTCTTAGGTGGTGAAACCAACAACTGGTATCCTGATTTGGTAGAGGACAATCATTTTATTGAAGCACCTTATAGCCCCGAAGAAGGGTATCACTTGTCAAAAGACTTAGCAGATCAAGCGCTTAAAATGTTGCGCAACCAAAATGCTTCTAATCCTAGCAAACCTTGGTATATGTGGTTCTGCCCAGGCGCTAATCATGCTCCTCATCATGCACCAGATAGCATGATTCAAAAATATAAAGATGAGCAAACCTTTATTGCAGGTTATGATGTTTATCGAAAAGAGATTCTTGATAGAATGGAAGAGAAGGGCATCTTGCCAGAGAATACGGCACTAACTGATCGTAATTTTTTAGATCAAGACGTAGCGAATCCTTCTGATTCTATTAGAATTCCTTGGGATGACCTTAGTACTGATGAGCAAGCTCTTTTTATCAGAATGGCAGAGACCTTTGCTGCTTTTTCTACCTATACCGATTATCAAGTTGGAAGAATTATTGACTATCTAAAAGAATCGGGGCAATATGAAAACACCATTATTATTTATGCCGCCGATAATGGTACTTCAGGAGAAGGAACACCAGATGGTTCTGTTAATGAAAATAAATTCTTTAATGGTTATCCAGATGATATTGATGAAAATATGAAGTATATCGATACCCTTGGTTCTACTGAAACCTACAGTCATTTTCCAACAGGGTGGGCATCTGCATTCTCTACTCCTTTTAAAATGTTTAAGCGTTATTCTCAATTTGCAGGAGGAACCAATGATCCTATTGTTATTACTTGGCCTAAATATATGAAAGAGCAAGGAGTACAGGGCGAAATTCGTCACCAATATCACCATTCTGTGGATATTGTTCCTACTTTAATTGATGCTATTAATAAAGGTGTTTCTATGACAAATCCTGATCAGAAACGTAGATTTATAAAAATGCCACATAAGTACCATGGAGAAATACAAAAACCACTCTCTGGTGTTTCTATGCTTTATACCTTTGAATCAGCTTGTGATTCTATGACACCAACCCAAAAAGAGGTACAATATTATTGTATGTTGGGAACTAGAGGTATTTGGAAAGACGGCTGGAAGGCTGTAGCCTTACATGCTCCTACTAGTGGAAAGACTAATGACACGATAGGTTTTGAGATCGATGAATGGGAACTCTATCATGTTGATAAAGATCGCTCAGAGTCGAATAATTTAGCCACTAGATATCCAGCCAAATTAGATTCTTTAAAAGATGAGTGGTTCAAACAAGCTGCGATCAATAATGTACTTCCTTTAGACGATAGAGCGGCCGAAGATATGTTCTTAGTAGAACGTCCTAGCCCAGAACGTCCTCGCAAAAAGTATCGTTATTATCCTAAAACGACAGCCGTACCAGAAGGCGTTGCAGTAAATGTTCGTGGACGTTCTTATACCATCAAAGCTACCGTTCAAAATGTAACGGATACAACTCAAGGGGTTTTATTTGCTCATGGTTCTCGTTTTGGAGGTCATACCTTATATATAAAAAATGATTCCATCAAATATTTGTATAATTTCTTAGGAATTAGCGACAAACAATATCTCTTAGAAGCTCCAATAAATGCAACCACTAGTGGTCAAGATTTCGTCTTCAAAGCAAAATTTGACATCGACTCAACAGATACTAGAGGTACAGCTTATGGGAAATTAACCCTTTATATAAATGATAATCCTGTTAAGACATTATCAATCCAAACTCAACCCGCTAAATTTACTCTTTCAGGTGATGGGCTTTGTGTCGGCTATGATAGTGCCGATCCAATCACTACAGATTATCCAAACCTAGCAGAGAAAGGCAAATTTGAGGGAGGAAGAATCAAATATGTAGAAGTTATCGTACCAGGAAATCCTATTATTAATCGAAAAGCTGAAGCTAGACGAATGATGATGAAAGAATAA
- a CDS encoding T9SS type B sorting domain-containing protein, translated as MKHICNILFLCLAICAWVTQTNAQAINCGDSYLSPFCSGIAQYPANYDSTGPGSGPQAPTGPNYDCLGTWGNPSYFSLTIDQTGSVNFTLDNTANVDIDFILWGPFSSIAAANSACDSMGHGGAWGAVADCSYSGAPQEPVQIPNAQAGEVYILMVTNYANVATNIFSTQNSGTGNIACPCEIPYTIDTMPPTAGNQGFITDTTNGVNQFVVCVGNTLGIQVNAQSSASDTLSLYGPFTTINNSFANNSVFAMNPNAPTSLNDLSIFALVTPTINEIGVTNFNIGLRNDLYTGGFSDSSCFDLLDIQVVVPGVQLTNRMVCSGESFQIVADSIPSTTLGSSNYVWSQLSGPSVSFSSTSSRTPTITIPTTAATSSNDTILIVVDYDYGGLCPMRDTMMLLFNDVSLATTATPDSICIGQTSTLQVVLSDTLTPSVCDDYNVNTIPFAPITGTGTSISLGDDQLSASLPIGFTFNFFCNNYTNFFISSNGFISFDPNAGSGCCSGQNIPDPFDPNDIIAMCWTDCNPTSGGTIEYFTVGTAPNRQLVVNFINVPPYSTGTGNQTVQAILFENSNVIELHVTNATPSGSFNELTLGIENSTGTLAHAAPGANATTTTISNTAFRFEPKNFGPFYTWSPAGSLSAHDVPTPVASPLATTTYSVTVSDGVCSYIDTTTIHAISGLSSPTVTCDSASLNTISFSWSNLNLPATGYYEYSIDGGTTWINVGATFSATATGLITNTNYTILVRANDGTNGSCPLSPVGTSNCATLNPSCINNPAINITLTPTHLSCNNDSSGCINASVTGGSGNPMNLTWSMGAVDTNIICQLTAGTYTLVVTDTLSTGSTPVSCIDSQTITITEPPVLAITVDSFDHPSCNNSNDGAIYTTTTGGTASYTYNWTNNDVTADISNLTSGTFVVTVTDANGCTATDQTTLVVPNPILITIDSTNNNSCDGTPDGNIYITASGGVGTLTYLWSNSTITEDLIAVPNDDYTVTVTDSNGCSDTASVSIVPVILLTVTDTITHPLCHGDNGSATLTVAGGSGNYTFDWGAASTATGNTTSLSAGTVTITVTDQNNGCTGTHTITLNNPPVLTVSLLDTTNIGCHAAPNSGAVDIQVLGGTSPYTYAWDNMAITEDLTGVIAGNYSVVVTDDNNCTVSGGAYTVEQATSIAVNISTLTGFLSCDLQAIGALQASATGGNNISYTWSNNSTDSTITNLGAGSYTVTASNGDGCTDTASQTIYAPVIPTLDAYVSVTGMTSVSVPLNSSVVLSAGSTGFNYAWTSSADPVTGNANIANPSAAQTTTNPDPAGDYTYIVTASATTNDTTCTATDTVWLTVEAPFQGIPTAFSPDGDGINDTFRPVTLSDEEVKVFRIYNRWGQEVYNGDEAHGEGWDGTFQGVPQPTEVYIYLIEYQKASDPNPSSSKGEFTLIR; from the coding sequence ATGAAACATATTTGTAATATTTTATTTTTATGCTTAGCCATTTGTGCTTGGGTTACCCAGACCAATGCACAAGCGATCAATTGTGGAGACTCTTACCTGAGCCCCTTTTGTAGTGGTATTGCGCAATATCCTGCCAATTACGATAGTACAGGACCAGGATCTGGCCCTCAAGCTCCCACAGGACCTAATTACGATTGTTTAGGAACTTGGGGAAACCCTAGTTACTTTTCCTTAACCATTGACCAAACAGGATCTGTCAATTTCACCCTAGACAATACAGCAAATGTAGATATTGATTTTATACTTTGGGGACCTTTTTCTAGTATAGCAGCAGCCAATTCTGCCTGTGACTCAATGGGACATGGTGGAGCATGGGGAGCAGTAGCCGATTGTAGTTATAGCGGTGCGCCTCAAGAGCCTGTTCAGATCCCTAATGCTCAAGCTGGTGAGGTTTATATTCTAATGGTCACCAACTATGCCAATGTTGCAACTAATATTTTTAGTACTCAAAATTCAGGTACTGGAAACATTGCTTGCCCTTGCGAAATTCCTTATACCATAGATACTATGCCTCCTACAGCAGGAAATCAAGGTTTTATAACCGATACGACTAATGGCGTTAACCAATTTGTGGTCTGTGTTGGTAATACACTTGGAATTCAGGTAAATGCTCAATCTAGTGCCAGTGATACCTTAAGCTTATATGGTCCCTTTACCACCATAAACAATAGCTTTGCCAATAACTCTGTCTTTGCAATGAATCCTAATGCCCCAACTTCGCTCAATGACTTGTCCATTTTTGCATTGGTAACCCCCACAATTAATGAAATTGGTGTTACTAATTTTAATATTGGGCTACGAAATGATTTATACACTGGAGGTTTTAGCGACAGTAGTTGTTTTGACTTACTAGACATACAAGTAGTTGTTCCTGGGGTTCAATTAACAAATCGAATGGTTTGCTCTGGAGAAAGTTTTCAGATTGTTGCAGACTCTATTCCTAGTACCACCTTGGGTAGTTCTAATTATGTTTGGAGCCAACTTAGTGGTCCAAGCGTTAGCTTTTCGAGCACTAGCTCACGAACCCCGACCATTACGATACCAACCACCGCTGCAACCAGTTCTAATGATACGATACTTATTGTTGTAGATTACGATTATGGTGGTTTGTGCCCCATGCGGGATACAATGATGCTCTTATTCAATGATGTAAGTTTAGCAACAACCGCTACACCAGATTCTATTTGTATTGGACAAACCTCAACCTTGCAAGTCGTTTTATCGGATACACTTACTCCTTCGGTTTGTGATGATTATAATGTTAATACAATTCCCTTTGCTCCTATTACGGGAACAGGGACATCCATTAGTTTGGGGGACGACCAATTATCAGCAAGTTTACCCATTGGATTTACTTTTAATTTTTTCTGTAACAATTACACCAATTTCTTTATCAGTAGTAATGGGTTTATTTCCTTTGATCCCAACGCAGGAAGTGGCTGCTGCTCTGGGCAAAATATACCTGATCCTTTTGATCCCAATGATATTATTGCCATGTGTTGGACCGATTGTAATCCTACCTCAGGAGGTACCATCGAGTACTTTACCGTAGGTACAGCACCCAACCGCCAATTGGTTGTGAATTTTATTAATGTGCCTCCTTATTCTACAGGTACAGGCAACCAAACGGTACAGGCTATCTTATTTGAAAATTCCAATGTCATTGAATTGCATGTAACCAATGCTACTCCAAGTGGCAGTTTCAATGAATTAACCTTAGGGATAGAAAATAGCACTGGTACGCTTGCACATGCTGCTCCTGGAGCCAATGCAACCACGACCACGATTTCCAATACTGCCTTTCGTTTTGAGCCCAAAAACTTTGGTCCTTTCTATACTTGGTCTCCAGCAGGTTCTTTAAGTGCTCATGATGTACCAACTCCCGTGGCTAGTCCTTTAGCTACTACCACCTATTCCGTTACGGTTTCGGATGGTGTTTGCTCGTATATCGACACAACTACGATTCATGCTATTTCAGGATTAAGCAGCCCTACTGTAACTTGCGATAGTGCTAGTTTAAATACAATTAGTTTTAGTTGGTCTAATCTAAATTTGCCTGCTACTGGTTATTATGAATATAGTATAGATGGTGGTACGACTTGGATTAATGTTGGTGCAACATTTTCAGCAACAGCAACAGGGTTAATAACCAATACCAACTATACTATCTTAGTACGTGCTAATGACGGCACCAATGGCAGTTGTCCATTAAGTCCAGTAGGGACAAGTAATTGCGCTACACTAAACCCTAGTTGTATCAATAATCCAGCAATTAATATTACATTAACCCCTACTCATTTATCGTGCAACAATGATTCTTCGGGTTGTATTAATGCCTCGGTAACAGGTGGTAGTGGCAACCCAATGAACTTAACTTGGTCTATGGGAGCTGTAGATACCAATATTATTTGTCAGCTTACTGCTGGTACCTACACCTTAGTTGTAACCGATACCCTATCAACAGGTTCTACCCCTGTTTCGTGTATTGACTCACAAACTATTACGATAACAGAGCCTCCAGTATTAGCGATTACAGTAGATTCTTTTGATCATCCATCTTGCAATAATTCTAATGACGGTGCAATCTATACCACAACAACTGGTGGAACGGCATCTTATACTTACAATTGGACCAATAACGATGTAACCGCTGACATTAGTAACCTAACTAGCGGGACTTTTGTGGTAACCGTAACCGATGCAAACGGCTGTACAGCTACCGATCAAACAACGCTAGTCGTGCCTAATCCAATTCTGATTACGATAGATAGTACCAACAATAACAGTTGTGATGGTACTCCTGATGGTAATATTTATATTACAGCAAGTGGTGGTGTAGGTACGCTAACCTATTTATGGAGCAATTCAACAATAACAGAAGATCTTATTGCTGTTCCTAATGATGATTACACCGTTACCGTTACAGATTCCAATGGATGTAGTGACACAGCAAGTGTTTCTATTGTTCCTGTTATCCTTCTAACCGTTACTGACACAATAACGCATCCACTGTGTCATGGAGACAACGGTTCTGCTACCTTAACTGTTGCTGGCGGGTCAGGCAATTATACCTTTGATTGGGGAGCTGCTTCTACCGCTACAGGTAATACGACTAGTCTGTCAGCAGGCACTGTTACGATTACCGTTACCGATCAAAACAATGGTTGTACAGGCACACACACCATCACGCTTAACAACCCACCTGTTTTGACAGTATCTTTATTAGACACAACCAATATTGGTTGTCATGCGGCTCCCAACAGTGGTGCTGTAGACATTCAAGTCCTTGGAGGAACAAGCCCCTATACCTATGCTTGGGATAATATGGCAATAACTGAAGATTTAACTGGAGTTATTGCGGGTAATTATTCTGTTGTTGTTACAGATGATAATAATTGTACCGTTAGTGGAGGCGCTTATACGGTTGAGCAAGCAACGAGCATTGCTGTTAATATCAGCACACTAACAGGATTCTTATCTTGCGATCTCCAAGCAATTGGTGCCTTACAAGCTAGTGCAACAGGTGGTAACAATATTAGCTACACATGGAGTAACAATAGTACAGATAGTACAATAACTAATCTAGGTGCAGGGAGTTATACCGTAACAGCAAGCAATGGTGACGGTTGTACCGATACAGCTAGCCAAACCATTTACGCTCCAGTTATTCCAACACTAGATGCTTATGTAAGTGTTACGGGTATGACTAGTGTTTCTGTGCCATTGAATAGTTCTGTTGTTCTTTCAGCAGGTTCTACAGGGTTTAATTATGCGTGGACAAGTAGCGCTGATCCAGTTACAGGAAATGCCAATATTGCAAATCCATCTGCAGCCCAAACAACAACTAATCCTGATCCAGCAGGTGATTACACTTATATTGTAACTGCTAGTGCAACCACTAATGACACAACTTGTACGGCAACAGATACCGTTTGGCTTACTGTTGAGGCTCCATTCCAAGGAATTCCAACTGCTTTTTCTCCTGATGGGGATGGCATAAACGATACTTTCCGTCCAGTCACCTTAAGCGATGAAGAAGTAAAGGTATTTAGAATTTACAATCGTTGGGGGCAAGAAGTCTATAATGGAGACGAAGCTCATGGCGAAGGTTGGGATGGTACATTCCAAGGTGTTCCTCAACCAACTGAAGTTTATATTTACCTAATTGAGTATCAGAAAGCAAGTGATCCTAATCCGAGTTCATCAAAAGGTGAATTCACCTTAATCCGTTAA
- the fabD gene encoding ACP S-malonyltransferase: protein MKAFLFPGQGAQFEGMGKDLYDGHAVARELFEQANEILGFDIAKVMFEGTAEELRQTKITQPAIFLHSVITAKVKMSENEQPTAVAGHSLGEFSALVASGALTFEDALQLVYKRAMAMQKSCDETEGTMAAIMTPDMELVEQVCAAVDAVVVPANYNTPSQLVISGSIAGIEQASKALEEKGARVIPLTVGGAFHSPLMDSAKQSLQEAIEATTFNTPFCPIYQNVTAAPTTDVDAIRTNLINQLTGSVRWSQTIQNMMADGMEHFVEVGGKGRILLGMVRKINRKAQMEML from the coding sequence ATGAAAGCGTTTTTGTTTCCTGGGCAAGGAGCTCAATTTGAAGGGATGGGAAAAGATCTATATGATGGTCATGCTGTTGCTCGTGAATTGTTTGAGCAAGCTAATGAAATCTTAGGTTTTGATATTGCTAAGGTAATGTTTGAAGGGACGGCAGAGGAGCTGCGTCAAACCAAAATTACTCAACCTGCTATCTTTTTACATTCTGTAATTACCGCTAAGGTAAAAATGAGTGAAAATGAACAACCAACGGCTGTTGCAGGACATTCATTAGGTGAGTTTTCGGCATTGGTAGCAAGTGGGGCACTAACGTTTGAAGATGCGTTACAACTAGTCTATAAACGTGCTATGGCGATGCAAAAATCTTGCGATGAAACAGAAGGGACCATGGCTGCGATTATGACCCCAGATATGGAGTTGGTTGAGCAGGTTTGTGCTGCTGTTGATGCAGTTGTTGTTCCTGCCAATTATAATACACCAAGTCAATTGGTAATTTCGGGTTCTATAGCAGGAATCGAACAGGCTTCTAAAGCATTGGAAGAAAAAGGAGCAAGAGTAATTCCTTTGACAGTAGGAGGAGCTTTTCATTCTCCATTGATGGATTCTGCCAAACAAAGTTTGCAGGAAGCAATTGAAGCGACCACTTTTAATACGCCATTTTGCCCGATCTATCAAAATGTTACCGCAGCACCTACGACAGATGTAGATGCCATTCGTACCAACTTAATCAATCAATTGACAGGTTCTGTTCGTTGGAGCCAAACCATCCAAAATATGATGGCGGATGGAATGGAACATTTTGTAGAAGTAGGGGGGAAAGGACGCATTTTGTTGGGAATGGTTCGCAAAATCAATAGAAAAGCACAGATGGAAATGTTATAA
- a CDS encoding Lrp/AsnC family transcriptional regulator, with amino-acid sequence MSGHNHKLDKIDLKILKILQANSKITNLDLSKKIGLSPAPTLERVKKLESSGIIKSYHAQVDPQVIGLSVKTFVLVSLAWQKENALENFIAKVAEIDEIVECYIITGEADFLMHLVCKDIPTYEQLLFKTLSKIEEIERLKTLMTLSTVKDSKVLPFDYDTVPFNGGN; translated from the coding sequence ATGTCTGGACACAATCACAAGTTGGACAAAATAGATTTAAAAATTTTGAAAATCTTGCAGGCAAATAGTAAAATTACAAATTTAGATTTATCCAAAAAAATCGGTTTGTCGCCAGCTCCAACATTAGAACGTGTAAAGAAGCTTGAAAGCTCTGGAATTATTAAGAGTTATCATGCTCAAGTTGACCCTCAAGTAATTGGTTTAAGTGTAAAGACGTTTGTATTGGTGTCTTTAGCTTGGCAAAAAGAAAATGCGCTAGAGAACTTTATTGCTAAAGTTGCTGAAATTGATGAGATAGTAGAATGCTATATCATTACTGGTGAGGCTGACTTCTTGATGCACCTAGTTTGTAAGGATATTCCCACTTATGAGCAGTTGTTATTCAAAACACTTTCTAAAATAGAAGAAATTGAGCGCCTAAAAACTTTGATGACTTTGTCTACTGTAAAAGATTCAAAAGTGTTACCTTTTGATTATGATACGGTTCCTTTTAATGGAGGAAACTAA